In Elaeis guineensis isolate ETL-2024a chromosome 1, EG11, whole genome shotgun sequence, a genomic segment contains:
- the LOC105039792 gene encoding histone H2AX has protein sequence MSSTGATKGGRGRPKASKAVSRSQKAGLQFPVGRIARFLKAGRYAERVGAGAPVYLSAVLEYLAAEVLELAGNAARDNKKNRIIPRHIQLAIRNDEELSRLLGGVTISNGGVLPNIHQVLLPKKQGGKGKGGEIGSMSQEF, from the exons ATGAGTTCGACGGGCGCGACGAAGGGTGGTCGTGGGAGGCCGAAGGCCTCGAAGGCGGTGTCCCGATCCCAGAAGGCCGGTCTTCAGTTCCCCGTCGGCCGGATTGCCCGCTTCCTCAAGGCCGGCCGTTACGCCGAGCGCGTTGGAGCCGGCGCCCCCGTCTACCTCTCGGCCGTTCTGGAATACCTCGCCGCCGAG gtGCTGGAGCTGGCGGGGAACGCGGCGAGGGACAACAAGAAGAACAGGATAATTCCAAGGCACATTCAGCTGGCGATCAGGAACGATGAGGAGCTGAGCCGGCTTCTTGGAGGTGTGACGATCTCCAATGGGGGGGTCCTGCCGAACATTCACCAGGTTCTGCTGCCGAAGAAGCAAGGAGGAAAGGGGAAGGGAGGCGAGATCGGGTCCATGTCTCAGGAGTTTTAG